A single region of the Longimicrobium sp. genome encodes:
- a CDS encoding hemolysin family protein, translating into MDKVVPLVIITVLILLNALFVAAEFAIVGAPRASIERRAAEGDAAARIVSNILKDPRRQDRYIATAQLGITVASLGLGMYGEHVLAEWIGHWLVGLGPLREAGAHTLASVLAVALLTYFHIVVGEMIPKSIALQQADKAAVWVTPPVLVVQKILYPLVIGLNALGNAVLRLAGINRYVASGEHYRTPEELQFIVRESQAGGMLRQESADVLQELLEFGDLTAGEVMIPRVHVVGIPAGATADEMLDILRSSPHTRYPVYEGSLDHITGVVHIKDILRRMPNRRALRPSEVREVPYIPETAEMDTVLAAMRRVNSQMAVVMDEHGGTAGVITIEDLFEEVVGEIEEGWVARPEIHRALDGRLLVAGTVRISQVGEELGLVLEHDEVDTVSGLVLSLLDRPPLAGDVVEYDDVRFEVTAVEGHGVSECAVTPLLPPEGAEDAPRE; encoded by the coding sequence ATGGATAAGGTGGTCCCCCTCGTCATCATCACCGTGCTGATCCTGCTGAACGCGCTGTTCGTGGCCGCCGAGTTCGCCATCGTGGGCGCGCCGCGGGCCAGCATCGAGCGCCGCGCGGCCGAGGGCGACGCCGCGGCGCGCATCGTCAGCAACATCCTCAAGGACCCGCGGCGGCAGGACCGCTACATCGCCACGGCACAGCTGGGCATCACGGTGGCTTCGCTGGGGCTGGGCATGTACGGCGAGCACGTGCTGGCGGAGTGGATCGGGCACTGGCTGGTGGGGCTGGGGCCGCTGCGCGAGGCGGGCGCCCACACCCTGGCCAGCGTCCTGGCGGTGGCCCTGCTGACGTACTTCCACATCGTGGTCGGGGAGATGATCCCCAAGTCCATCGCGCTGCAGCAGGCCGACAAGGCGGCGGTGTGGGTGACGCCGCCGGTGCTGGTCGTGCAGAAGATCCTGTATCCGCTGGTCATCGGGCTGAACGCGCTCGGCAACGCGGTGCTGCGGCTGGCGGGGATCAACCGCTACGTGGCCTCGGGCGAGCATTACCGCACGCCGGAGGAGCTGCAGTTCATCGTGCGCGAAAGCCAGGCGGGCGGAATGCTGCGCCAGGAATCGGCCGACGTGCTGCAGGAGCTGTTGGAGTTCGGCGACCTGACGGCGGGCGAGGTGATGATCCCCCGGGTGCACGTCGTCGGAATCCCCGCGGGCGCCACCGCCGACGAGATGCTCGACATCCTGCGCTCCAGCCCGCACACCCGCTACCCGGTGTACGAGGGGAGCCTGGACCACATCACGGGCGTGGTGCACATCAAGGACATTCTGCGGCGGATGCCCAACCGCCGCGCGCTGCGGCCCTCGGAAGTGCGCGAGGTGCCGTACATCCCCGAAACGGCGGAGATGGACACGGTGCTGGCGGCGATGCGGCGGGTGAACTCGCAGATGGCCGTGGTGATGGACGAGCATGGCGGCACCGCGGGGGTCATCACCATCGAGGACCTGTTCGAGGAAGTGGTCGGCGAGATCGAGGAGGGGTGGGTGGCCCGCCCCGAGATCCACCGGGCGCTGGATGGGCGGCTGCTGGTGGCGGGTACGGTTCGCATCAGCCAGGTGGGCGAGGAGCTGGGGCTGGTGCTGGAGCACGACGAGGTGGATACGGTGAGCGGGCTGGTGCTGTCGCTGCTGGACCGGCCCCCGCTGGCGGGCGACGTGGTGGAGTACGACGACGTGCGGTTCGAGGTGACGGCGGTGGAGGGGCACGGCGTGTCGGAGTGCGCGGTCACGCCGCTGCTGCCCCCGGAGGGTGCGGAGGACGCCCCGCGGGAGTGA